From the genome of Thermococcus chitonophagus, one region includes:
- a CDS encoding transcription initiation factor IIB — MSKQRVCPVCGSTEFIYDPERGEIVCARCGYVIEENIIDMGPEWRAFDASQRERRSRTGAPESILLHDKGLSTDIGIDRSLTGLMREKMYRLRKWQSRLRVSDAAERNLAFALSELDRITAQLKLPKHVEEEAARLYREAVRKGLIRGRSIESVIAACVYAACRLLKVPRTLDEISDIARVEKKEIGRSYRFIARNLNLTPKKLFVKPTDYVNKFADELGLSEKVRRRAIEILEEAYRRGLTSGKSPAGLVAAALYIASLLEGEKRTQREVAEVARVTEVTVRNRYKELVEKLGIKVPVT; from the coding sequence GTGAGTAAGCAAAGAGTTTGTCCTGTTTGTGGATCAACCGAGTTCATTTATGACCCCGAAAGGGGAGAAATCGTCTGTGCAAGGTGTGGTTACGTAATTGAAGAGAACATTATCGACATGGGACCAGAATGGAGAGCGTTTGACGCTTCTCAGCGTGAAAGAAGGTCAAGAACAGGAGCTCCAGAGAGCATACTTCTCCACGACAAGGGACTATCCACGGATATAGGTATTGACAGGTCTTTGACTGGGCTAATGAGGGAAAAGATGTACAGGCTTAGGAAGTGGCAGTCAAGGCTTAGGGTCAGCGATGCAGCAGAGAGGAACCTCGCGTTTGCATTAAGTGAACTCGACAGGATTACCGCCCAGTTGAAGTTGCCAAAACACGTTGAGGAGGAGGCTGCAAGGCTGTATAGGGAGGCCGTGAGGAAGGGACTAATAAGGGGAAGATCAATCGAGAGCGTTATAGCTGCCTGTGTATATGCAGCCTGTAGATTGTTGAAAGTTCCCAGGACCTTAGATGAGATATCGGACATAGCAAGAGTAGAGAAGAAGGAGATTGGAAGGAGCTACCGTTTCATCGCAAGGAACCTGAATTTAACTCCCAAGAAGCTCTTCGTTAAGCCAACAGATTACGTTAATAAGTTTGCAGATGAGCTCGGGCTGAGCGAGAAGGTTAGAAGGAGGGCTATAGAAATCCTTGAAGAGGCCTACAGGAGGGGCCTCACAAGCGGAAAGAGCCCGGCTGGATTGGTTGCTGCCGCCCTCTACATAGCATCGCTCCTTGAAGGGGAAAAGAGAACCCAAAGGGAAGTTGCCGAGGTCGCAAGGGTTACTGAGGTTACCGTAAGAAACAGATACAAAGAACTTGTGGAGAAGCTCGGAATTAAAGTTCCCGTTACATAG
- the rpsJ gene encoding 30S ribosomal protein S10 — translation MQKARIKLASTNVRSLEEVANQIRQIAERTGVRMSGPIPLPTKRIRIVTRKSPDGEGSATFDRWELRIHKRLIDIEADERAMRQIMRIRVPEDVTIEIELIS, via the coding sequence ATGCAAAAAGCGAGGATCAAGCTTGCAAGCACTAACGTCCGCTCCCTTGAGGAGGTTGCAAATCAGATAAGGCAGATAGCAGAGAGGACTGGAGTTAGAATGAGCGGGCCAATACCACTGCCAACCAAGAGGATAAGGATCGTAACAAGGAAGAGCCCTGACGGGGAAGGTTCAGCAACCTTTGATAGGTGGGAGCTCAGGATACACAAGAGGCTCATCGACATCGAGGCTGATGAGAGGGCTATGAGACAGATCATGAGAATTCGCGTTCCTGAGGATGTTACAATTGAGATTGAGCTCATATCCTGA